A region of Coccinella septempunctata chromosome 5, icCocSept1.1, whole genome shotgun sequence DNA encodes the following proteins:
- the LOC123314121 gene encoding uncharacterized protein LOC123314121 has product MRIISIKAQCIPTFNTDTMCLRLFLCLFTICLLAKYSSADVGVYDKISKLFNECVKKDEVVKCFKIHALKVLDRALHSKRLYVNEYIQLVGSDEAGRSFNSRLSRNETKLEELKTEKIDDLLLDTAARFLESHKLELKLPKLIDEGRAKGGGGNKGGGGNIGVLLGALAIKGTFLAMAYKGIAIMSGTALLVGKMALMLSAILGLKKLVGGGEKTTFEIVKHPKYSESHTHSTSYEDDGYYHHRRAYLDEPSPQTTTYKFYTTK; this is encoded by the coding sequence ATGCGCATCATCTCCATCAAAGCACAGTGCATCCCAACATTCAACACAGATACAATGTGTCTAAGGCTCTTCCTTTGCTTATTCACGATATGTCTACTAGCAAAATATTCAAGTGCGGACGTCGGAGTTTACGATAAAATTTCAAAGCTGTTCAACGAGTGCGTCAAAAAGGACGAGGTGGTTAAGTGCTTCAAGATTCATGCCCTCAAAGTTCTGGATAGAGCCCTACACTCCAAGAGGCTGTATGTCAATGAGTACATCCAGTTGGTTGGCAGTGACGAAGCTGGGAGAAGTTTTAACAGCCGGTTGAGCCGAAACGAGACCAAACTGGAGGAGTTGAAGACCGAGAAGATAGATGATCTGCTTTTGGACACAGCTGCAAGGTTCCTAGAGTCCCATAAGTTGGAACTGAAACTCCCCAAGCTCATTGATGAAGGAAGGGCCAAGGGTGGCGGTGGAAATAAGGGAGGTGGTGGAAACATTGGAGTTCTGTTAGGAGCACTGGCGATCAAGGGTACCTTCTTAGCCATGGCCTACAAGGGTATAGCGATCATGTCTGGAACTGCCCTTCTGGTAGGAAAAATGGCTTTGATGTTGAGTGCCATCTTGGGACTGAAGAAACTTGTGGGTGGTGGAGAGAAGACAACCTTTGAAATCGTCAAACACCCTAAATATTCGGAAAGTCACACACACTCAACATCGTATGAAGATGATGGTTATTACCATCATAGGAGAGCTTATTTGGATGAGCCCTCACCGCAAACCACAACTTACAAATTTTATACAACGAAGTGA